Genomic window (Methanobacterium sp.):
GAATAACTCCTAAACCACCTTCTTGAGCTAGTGCAATGGCCATCTCCGATTCAGTAACTGTGTCCATGGCAGAACTTATAATTGGTATGTTGAGACTGTAATTTCTGGAAACCCTGCTTTTAGTGCTCACATCTTTAGGTTCAATGTTTGACTGGGAAGGTAGCAGTAAAAAATCATCAAAAGTGAATCCTTCAGGGGCTTTGTTTAATTTATCTGAAAACATAACATTTTTCCTCCGTTCCACCATTTTTGGATAAATGAATTAAATTATAATTGGGAATTTTTTTAAGGCTTGATTAAAAGCTTTCCACCATCTGCTTTAGTCGGGCCACAGCCTCATGATGGATGCTTCCTGAATTACGATCTCCACCTATACATGCTGCTCCCCTGATTCCAGCAACATCACATCCTAACTCTGCCAGGAGAGGTAGTTGTTCTTGGGTTACAGATCCAGCTAGTGCTGATTTAAGACCATAGTCATGGGCTTGTCCTGTAAACTGGGAAATGGCGTCTTGATCCATGTAGTCAAATAATGTTTTACCATCCTTAACAGCGGTGTCTACCATTGCCAGATCCGAACCACTGTCTGCTGCTACTTTTGGAATTTCCATGGGATCAATGGCTCCCACTCGATGTGCATCAGCATAACCAGATGCTACTACTATAGCATCTGAATTATACAAATTAGCAGTTTTAACTACATTTTCCATAACTTCCAACGCCTCAGAATAGTTTTTAGTGCCGTATAATCCTACTTTGATGTAATCGGCACCGGAAACTACTGCACCGGCAGCTGCCAGGGATACTGTTCCAGGTTTATACGGTACATCCCCTAAAGTTGCACTGACTTGCATATTTTTGGGAGTTATTTCCCGGATATTTTTAATTACCCAGGGGAAATTAGCCCCTAGAGATCCTTCTTTAGGATTTTTAACGTCAATTATATCTGCACCGCCATTGATGGCTTCTCGTGCTTCTTGGGTGTTTATGGGACTGATCAAAAGAAGCAAATATGATTCCTCCTATTTATTATTAATCAAGTCTTCTAACTAATATTTAAAACCTATGATTCAAGCATAATAACTATTCATTAGGGGTTGATTTGGTTATTTTTTTATTTTAGGTTCTTTTTCAAATGGAGATCTAGTTTTTTTAATATTGTTTTTTATTTTTAAATGTTTCTGAGGATATAATCCTTTTTTAACAGATTTTCCTCGTAAATTTTCTAAGATTTTGTTGGTGGGAATTTCCACTGGACATTCATTGGTGCACTGGCCACATAAAGTGCATTTATACAAGCCCGAGTCAAAGCATACTTTGTCATTATCAATGTAATGACTTAAAACAATACCTCTACCACCTAAGTGACGTAGATATCCGAATTCAGGTCCAAGTGTGGTGTATACTGGGCAGTTTACAATACAGGCTCCGCATCCAATGCACCATAAGCACTCCTTACTTTCTTGAAGAGTTTTAGTTCTTCCGTTATCTAGGAGTATCAGTATCACCCGTTTAGCGCCATACATATCCTTCAATAATATCTGTTCAATATCAGCGGTCTTTGATGGGGAGGATACAACATTCATGTATGCGGGGACTGTTTTTCCTGTGGCGTAGATGGTTTCCAGCTTAACCACTGACACTGCATCTTCCAGTGTTGGAACTATTTTATCTATGCCTGCTAATATGATATGGGTGTCCATCATGGTGATAAGGCTGATGTTTCCTTCATTATGAACCATTAGAAGAGATCCATCTTCTGCAGCCACTGCATTGGCACCAGTGATGCCTACTTTTATGTTGGAGATTTTTTCTATTATATCCTTTTTAACAGAATCTAGAATAGCCCTAGGTTCTGCTTCAACATCTTTCTGGAGATTATTGGAGACTATTTCAGCTATCTTTTCCATGTTCAGATGGCAAGCAGGACCAATTGGATGGGTGGGGTGGCTTTCATCAAACTGAACAATTCGATCACCAAGATCTGTTTCCAGAACTTTCACATCCTTTGATTCCAAGTATTCGGTGAGTTTGATTTCTCCAGCAGTGTTAGACTTTGATTTTGCTATGGTATCCTCATCTTTTACCAACTGGTAAATTGCTTGTCTAGCTTCATTGGCATCTTTGGCCATGATAACTTCAATCCCATTATTTTGAAGGTTATCCTGAGCCTTTTCCAGTAAGGCAGATAGGTGATCCACTGCATTTGATCTGATCTTTTTAACCCTTTCTTTTAAATTGATGGTGCGTTCATCTTGAAGGAGGGCAGCTCTTCTTTTGTCTAAAATATTGAAGGATTTATTCATTATTTTGAGGGATGAGTCATTCATGGTTCGGCCTCTTTACTAAATCCAAAAGCAAAAATTGGGATAAATCTAGGATGTCAATATCATCATAATGCAGATCATCCATTATCCCAAAACTTTCCTGGGCAGTTTTTAGATTATGAATACAGAATGGACAGCAAGTCACCAGTTGTCTGGAACCGGTCTTCACTGCATCATCCAACCTCATCCTGGCAATTTCACCAGACAAATCAGGAAATGCAGATCTAACACCACCCCCAGCCCCACAACACCTGGAATTTTCCCGATTACTTTCCATTTCCAATATTTTTGCATAAGATTGGATAACTTGACGCGGAGTTTCATACTCTCCCATATGACGCCCCAAATGGCAGGGATCATGATAAGTCACTGGAGTAGTTTTCCAAGAAGCTTTGATCTTCCCTTCTTTTAATAAATCCAAGAACAAATGTGAAGTATGGATAACATCAACCTTTTTACCTAAAAGTTCAGGGTAATCTTCTTTAAATGTCAAGTAACATCCAGCACATGAAACTAGGATTTTTTCTCCTTTAACATCTTGATAAGTTTCTTGCATAACTTCTAGGGCATCCTCCACAAAACCAGTGCGAAGAAGCACAGAACCACAGCATCCTTCTTTTTCCAAGACTTCGTAATTAATATTGGCAATTTCTAACAATTTCTGGGTGGCTTGGGGGATTTCTTTTAACTTTTCCCGTGAAAGACAACCTCTAAAGTAAATCATAAATATTCTCCGTATTTTAATAGTCCAATGGAAACCTAACTAAAAAGTAACTTCATCTTTTTTAATAAATAAATTATAATCAGATATAATGATTGGATAATTAGACTATTGTTTAAACCCAGATTAATAGTGTTCTATTATTAAGAGGATTAAAATCTAGTTATAGAATGATAATAAAATATCATTATAAACAAATAACAGAAATTACAATCTTTTCATATCCATAAAAAATTATATTTTGTGTGCTATTAAAAATATGGTGATTTATGAGTCTTATAGATATTATTGTAGGGGTAAAAAACGAAGAAAAACACATTAAAAGATGTATTAATAGTTTACAAAATCAATCCATCTTTGACATTAATATCATAGTTGTTGACGGGGGTTCCGATGACCGAACACCAGGAATTGTAAGAAAAATCCAAAAAAAAGATAACCGAGTCCAACTCCTCCAAAACCCCGCTGAAATAATAAGTTCTGGGCGGAACATTGGTTTAAATGTTTCTAAAGCAGAATATGTGGCCTACCTGGATGGGCATTGCTATGTTGATGAAGATTGGCTGAAAATCTTATATAAAACATTCTTATACTGTCAAGAAAAGTATAATCTTGCTGGTGTTGGTTCAACCTACTCCTCACCACCTGATGATTCATCCTTTGGAAAATCTGTTGCTTACACTTTACAAACCTTCTTCGGAGGCTTTGGCACCGCTTTTACTGCTAGTGAAAATATTGTTAAAGTAGACACAGTTGCCTTTGCACTGTACAAAAAATCCATCCTGGAAGAAGAACACATCATCTATGATGAAAACATGACCCAGTGTGAAGACACTGATTTCAACCACCAACTCATAAAAAAGGACTACATTCTCTTGAAACATCCTCAAGCCATAGTATATCAGTACCGGAGAAAAAATCTCCTAGAATTTTCCAAACAAATGATTGATTATGGAAAAGGACGTTCCAAGCTTGCAAAAAAGTATAAAGAAACATTAAGCCCACATCATTTAATCCCAGTGGCACTATTTTTTTATTTACTCTTAATGGCAGTAACTTTAATCTTATTCTCATTTAACAAGATTAACTATGACACGATAATTTTAATATCCATACCCTTTTTCATTTATGTAATTCTTGATTTATTCTATGCATTTACTATCATTATTAGGCAGCAAAGTTTGAAACACATCTACACTATTTTCATATTCCCTGCAATTCATATTGGATATGGTGTTGGATTTTTAAAAGGTTTAATAATGGATTAAATTTATAATCAATCCCCAAGTAATCCTATTCCAATAAAAAAAAAGCAAGATTACAAGATTCAATGCAAAAAATAAATAAATGGCTGATATAACTTCGGCATATTACTATTTTTTAGCAGCATAGGTTGTTAGATGGTCCTTAAATTCAGTTGTAGCACTATAACCCATTTTTTTGAGAATTTCTTCCAAAGCTTTAGAAGTATTTTCACCATTTATTTGGTGATAAGAGGCAATGGCTAAATTAACATGGTTATTGAGTAATGTTTTTTCTGACCCTTTGATTAATTCAATTTCAGAACCTTCAACATCTGCTTTGATGAAATTGACTTTCTGCACTCCTAAATTATTCAATTCTTCATCTAAACTAACCACTGGAACTGTAATAAGAGATTCTCCTAAATCAGGAGTAGGGTTAACAATGAATGTTGAACCTTTACTGTCTTTTTTAAAATAAAGTTCGGTTGTACTGTTCCACAACCCTTTATTTAAGGTTATGGCATTTGAAACATTATTTATTTTTAAATTGTGCAACAATTTTTTGTAATTTTCAGGATCAGGTTCAAATGCAATGATTTTTCCATTCTTTCCAACTAGTTTTGATGCTAAAACTGTGAATGACCCTTGGTAAGCACCACAATCAATTACAGTATCACCTTTTTTAATTGATGCTTTTCTTAGGTATCCTTCTATAATTTCATAAAAATCACTAGATGGGTAA
Coding sequences:
- a CDS encoding (5-formylfuran-3-yl)methyl phosphate synthase; translated protein: MLLLISPINTQEAREAINGGADIIDVKNPKEGSLGANFPWVIKNIREITPKNMQVSATLGDVPYKPGTVSLAAAGAVVSGADYIKVGLYGTKNYSEALEVMENVVKTANLYNSDAIVVASGYADAHRVGAIDPMEIPKVAADSGSDLAMVDTAVKDGKTLFDYMDQDAISQFTGQAHDYGLKSALAGSVTQEQLPLLAELGCDVAGIRGAACIGGDRNSGSIHHEAVARLKQMVESF
- a CDS encoding (Fe-S)-binding protein: MIYFRGCLSREKLKEIPQATQKLLEIANINYEVLEKEGCCGSVLLRTGFVEDALEVMQETYQDVKGEKILVSCAGCYLTFKEDYPELLGKKVDVIHTSHLFLDLLKEGKIKASWKTTPVTYHDPCHLGRHMGEYETPRQVIQSYAKILEMESNRENSRCCGAGGGVRSAFPDLSGEIARMRLDDAVKTGSRQLVTCCPFCIHNLKTAQESFGIMDDLHYDDIDILDLSQFLLLDLVKRPNHE
- a CDS encoding lactate utilization protein, with the protein product MNDSSLKIMNKSFNILDKRRAALLQDERTINLKERVKKIRSNAVDHLSALLEKAQDNLQNNGIEVIMAKDANEARQAIYQLVKDEDTIAKSKSNTAGEIKLTEYLESKDVKVLETDLGDRIVQFDESHPTHPIGPACHLNMEKIAEIVSNNLQKDVEAEPRAILDSVKKDIIEKISNIKVGITGANAVAAEDGSLLMVHNEGNISLITMMDTHIILAGIDKIVPTLEDAVSVVKLETIYATGKTVPAYMNVVSSPSKTADIEQILLKDMYGAKRVILILLDNGRTKTLQESKECLWCIGCGACIVNCPVYTTLGPEFGYLRHLGGRGIVLSHYIDNDKVCFDSGLYKCTLCGQCTNECPVEIPTNKILENLRGKSVKKGLYPQKHLKIKNNIKKTRSPFEKEPKIKK
- a CDS encoding glycosyltransferase, translated to MSLIDIIVGVKNEEKHIKRCINSLQNQSIFDINIIVVDGGSDDRTPGIVRKIQKKDNRVQLLQNPAEIISSGRNIGLNVSKAEYVAYLDGHCYVDEDWLKILYKTFLYCQEKYNLAGVGSTYSSPPDDSSFGKSVAYTLQTFFGGFGTAFTASENIVKVDTVAFALYKKSILEEEHIIYDENMTQCEDTDFNHQLIKKDYILLKHPQAIVYQYRRKNLLEFSKQMIDYGKGRSKLAKKYKETLSPHHLIPVALFFYLLLMAVTLILFSFNKINYDTIILISIPFFIYVILDLFYAFTIIIRQQSLKHIYTIFIFPAIHIGYGVGFLKGLIMD
- a CDS encoding FkbM family methyltransferase: MKKRLNTVLGDIFFSYFPEGQFKNRIKCFIANKYLFRNLDFTTTYKNNVFYLNYHGNVYKFCDYPSSDFYEIIEGYLRKASIKKGDTVIDCGAYQGSFTVLASKLVGKNGKIIAFEPDPENYKKLLHNLKINNVSNAITLNKGLWNSTTELYFKKDSKGSTFIVNPTPDLGESLITVPVVSLDEELNNLGVQKVNFIKADVEGSEIELIKGSEKTLLNNHVNLAIASYHQINGENTSKALEEILKKMGYSATTEFKDHLTTYAAKK